One window of Mauremys reevesii isolate NIE-2019 linkage group 4, ASM1616193v1, whole genome shotgun sequence genomic DNA carries:
- the LOC120402913 gene encoding perforin-1-like: MARSGVFIPLLLLFLLPRVSPDCYTGTAEECEETMTFVPAHSLVGEGIDVTTLEWTGANLVDTSLWRRPNGTCTLCENRLHGRQKQKLPLAVVDWKVQITCNRELSSSLEESAAAVGRALALDVNNDWMSELELLEDSQGPALGGSKSQLTSYAYQKELQDKYMFIRQEVPCVYYRLRLTQHPTLTPQFSQALSSLPSSYDSAIYRPFLATYGTHYVRQADLGGNVRQLTAVQTCRAALDGLTAAEVKVHLDSQFLQDLGLSKKGSEGSGSSQVPYMEKRLKVTGGHSYSKQLFSTKQDANSFSTWMESLKASPDLVSYSLMPIYTLVRLGDRRREALRQAVKEYVAERGHKKSCPRSCPQGSQIDSEDPCKCYCPGNPLTDSMCCSLKWGTARLKVHVLQGTDLWGDTVTETDAFVSVFFQGQSMETDVIRENNNPIWSQDLDFGPVTLPLKPDLKIEVLDKDTWRKQSLGVCNTYLEVGRSETLTCSLKHGQVLYSYTLECGPNLGGNNCHEYVPVRG, translated from the exons ATGGCGAGATCTGGGGTCTTCATCCCTctgcttctcctcttccttctccctcgAGTCTCTCCTGACTGCTACACGGGCACAGCTGAGGAGTGCGAGGAGACCATGACCTTCGTGCCCGCGCACAGCTTGGTGGGGGAGGGCATCGACGTGACCACGCTGGAGTGGACGGGGGCCAATCTGGTGGACACCAGCCTGTGGCGCCGCCCAAATGGCACCTGCACCCTCTGCGAGAACCGGCTGCACGGACGGCAGAAGCAGAAGCTGCCGCTGGCCGTGGTGGACTGGAAGGTCCAAATCACATGCAACCGGGAGCTCAGCAGCTCATTGGAAGAATCAGCCGCGGCTGTGGGCCGGGCACTGGCGTTGGATGTGAACAACGACTGGATGTCAGAGCTGGAGCTGCTAGAGGATTCCCAGGGCCCAGCCTTGGGGGGGTCCAAATCCCAGCTCACCAGCTACGCTTACCAGAAGGAGCTGCAGGACAAGTACATGTTCATACGCCAAGAGGTGCCCTGTGTGTATTACAG GTTGAGACTCACTCAACACCCCACACTGACGCCCCAGTTCTCCCAGGCCCTGAGCAGCCTCCCATCCAGCTATGACTCAGCGATATACCGGCCCTTCCTGGCCACGTACGGCACCCACTACGTGAGGCAGGCAGACCTGGGGGGAAACGTGCGGCAGCTGACAGCTGTTCAGACCTGCCGGGCAGCGCTGGACGGGCTGACAGCCGCCGAAGTCAAGGTGCACCTGGACTCACAGTTCTTGCAAGACCTGGGCCTGAGCAAGAAGGGCAGCGAGGGCAGTGGGAGCTCCCAGGTGCCCTACATGGAGAAGCGCCTGAAGGTGACAGGTGGCCACAGCTACTCCAAGCAGCTCTTCTCCACCAAGCAAGATGCCAACTCCTTCTCGACCTGGATGGAGAGCCTCAAAGCCAGCCCCGACCTGGTCTCCTACTCTCTGATGCCCATCTACACCTTGGTGAGACTGGGCGACCGCAGGCGGGAGGCGCTGAGGCAGGCAGTGAAGGAGTATGTGGCTGAGCGGGGACACAAGAAGAGTTGCCCTCGTAGCTGCCCACAAGGGAGTCAGATCGACTCCGAGGACCCCTGCAAATGCTACTGCCCCGGCAACCCCCTCACCGACTCCATGTGCTGCTCACTTAAGTGGGGCACGGCCCGGCTAAAGGTCCATGTGCTGCAGGGGACAGACCTGTGGGGAGACACCGTGACCGAAACCGACGCCTTCGTCTCGGTGTTCTTCCAAGGGCAGAGCATGGAGACGGACGTCATTCGTGAGAACAACAACCCCATATGGTCACAAGACCTGGACTTCGGGCCGGTGACGCTGCCGCTGAAGCCCGACTTGAAAATCGAGGTATTGGACAAGGACACATGGAGGAAGCAAAGCCTGGGCGTCTGCAACACCTACCTTGAGGTCGGCAGGAGCGAGACACTCACCTGCAGCCTTAAACACGGCCAAGTATTGTATTCGTACACGCTGGAGTGCGGGCCCAACCTGGGAGGCAACAACTGCCATGAGTATGTGCCTGTGAGAGGCTAA